In the genome of Xiphias gladius isolate SHS-SW01 ecotype Sanya breed wild chromosome 18, ASM1685928v1, whole genome shotgun sequence, the window CAGCCTCTTGGTCAGATCTGAGACGTTTATTCAGTAAAGCGATGGTTTATTGTCTACATAATACCATAAAGAGAATATAAAATTGATTCACAATATAAGTGCAAAAGTCAGTTTTAGTTTATAGTTTTGAAATGTAAGTATAAATGAATATTCAACATTTGTAGGAGTAAGTATgtgttttaagtgaaataaaGTTTAATCTGTCAAAGGAGATGAGTCTTTTTAATTTGCACCAAAAGCAATATACCAGTTTATATCAGTTTACTCACAGCATCTCATACAGCCTACATCCCACATACAGTCTACCAGTTCTCCCAGTTCAACCACCCTGCAGTGAAGCAGGGTTTACATCTCAAGATTACATGTTAAATTCCTCCCCCCCTGGCTCTGAGCGCTCCCGGCTGTCCGGGAGTATCGGcggagctgctgctgttactcCTCCGCCCGTTCACTCGCCGCTGGAGTCCGCAGCCGCGCTCACTGGAGGCGAGTACCTGTGCCGGTGGAGTTTGCCCGGGTTTGACGTTTGCCTCTGGGTGGAGCGGGAGGGACGCGCGAAGCAGAAGGTCAAGGTGCTGCCGGAGCTGCAGTCGTAGTTTCCGTCCTGatcagagggagggaagagacagagaggaggtggATGAAACAATGGAAATGCTTTACAGTAGAATTCCAGTTCGCTGAAGCCCTTTAGGTCTGGGCTCATTAGGGCTGCAACGATTTGCCGATTAATTAACTTATAAACTGACAGggaattaattggcaactagTTTaacaatcgattaatcgttttattaatttttcagctaaaatgccaaatattctcttgTTCAAGCTTCTCACAGGTGACAATACGACGGTAAAGTGAACACTTTGAATATGCAATTTGAAAACCTCTCCTTGAGCTGTGGGAGATTATAACgggcattttaatttttttctgacatttattttataaaaggtCAGGATATATAGAGAAATGCCcctcacaatttcctaaagcccaaagtgacgtcttcagatcctttgttttgttttaccaacCAAACTCTAAGACATTCAGTTTATGATGATGCACAGCAGCAGATCTTCACTTTTAAGTAACCAgcaaacatttggcatttttgctggaTAAATAACTCaatcatttttcagattttcttgcTGTTGATTGACTAACGGatcaattgattgattgatcgtCCATCGTGGCTCTTGTTCAGTTTTAAATGACTCAACCCGACGGTCAGGTGAATGTAGCCTCTGTGTATCAATATTAAGAAACTGTCTCCATTGAAGGCGAACTCCAGCAGTTTTTAGTCAGTTTACAAGTCCTGGGGAGCACCACTGCATATGTGGAAAACTTGTCTAAAGCCTTTGTGACTCCAGCTGACAAGgccattgtttattttatttaatcttttatttgattgtattcatgttttaaaattttctgaTCCATCCTAGGGATTGTATTTACCAttgtcttttatctgttttatctggttttattttactttatttatttatttgaaaattcttattatttctttgaaaaacttttcatttggtttcatTCTTACTTCATTACCATTTTTATTTCTCGTGTGCATTAGTCTCAAATCGATTAACTGTTTACATTTGAACTGTCTTCTTATCAGTTTGTCAGTCATCTGTAGAACACTTTGAAACACACTGACCTGTACAAAAgttgctatacaaataaagtttgatcGACAGCAGCATAGAACACATTGCACAACACACCTGAATCTTTGACTGAACTcagttgcattgtgggtgaTGTAGGCGCCAGGttatgacaaggaaaaaaatgtgtgggaTAAAAAGGacgatatctctggttctgctgcatcgattttgagCCTTTGTTCATTGTGAGTCAAGGTATTTGCTTAACAGCAGAATAAGCTACAGactcaaaaattaattaaaatacctctgacatacagtagttttaaaaatgaacttagttttgtttttacacagctgacattttgacttgtcatggtGGGAAAAGTGAACAGTGGCTCTGTTTAGTGCCAGTGTGACATTGGGCCAGCATGAACAGTACCAGGACCCTGACACTGAGGCAGCTAAAACAGAACTCAGTGTCATCAATTTTATTACTTacttctgtgcttttcctactgtgacacgTCCAAATGTcgtctatgaaaaaaaaacgcttATTATGAGCTTCATCAGATTGTCATTGGCCAgtgtgtctgttattttgttcgtttctttaaacacacagtgaatatattttatatatatatttttatatatatatatatatatatatttttttaacttttatgtgATTTTTCATAAATCTAGTCTGGAtaacaatataaacaataaaatataaacaagtaAATGTAAATCCAAATAAATCTGACCTCATTATGAGGCCGCaaatgtttactgtgtgtgGATACCTCATAAATTACATCTCACAAAtaggagccttttttttttcttcaaaattagtattattataaGCTGCTTTAACTCTGTTAGCCCACGCgtacagaaaaaattaaatcttcCCTCAGACACAAtatcaaaacaaactatttaataaataaattcaatttgtAAAGGAAcggaaagaaataaacaaatgcatGTATAAATATGTACCCATAAATACATATGTAACACATATAAGCCTGTTTTTACACTGCACTTTGGCCTCCTAATGAACAGTGTGGAAAGAAACTGGCCCGTGGTTGAACATAATTGCTGACCCCTTATGTAGTGAGACGTGTTTTTCTTTGATACGCTCACCTCCGCTCTGACGGTCATGCTGTGTCTGACACTGTGGTTGAGGctgctgcctctctcctctctctgggCTCGGCTggcctcctctctctgcttcatgAACCTCTGGTTGACGATCCTCGTCACACTGTCGGTCCTGTGCAGCGGAGCGGCAGGAGAACTCGTCGGAACACGTTCCAGGTTCTTCAGGCCACTCTTCGTCTTCTGTCCCGACCCCTGCACTGGTTTCTCAGCCCGGCCGCTCACCCTGCGCAGAAACTCTGTGACTAAACCGTAACGGTTGGCGCCTGCAGACTTGGTTGGAGGCTTTGCGCTGCTCAGGGAGCGGTGGTTCTGTCCTGTGCCTGCTTTGTGGCTGTTCTGTCGGGTCCATGTGACGCCAGAAGGGCTTTGGTGATTCACGTTCCACAGTGCTCGTTCTCTAGAGGTGGATACAGAGGAGGACGAACTCAAATTGGTGGGTGATGAGAGAGGATGTACCAGAGGCAGAGTGTCTCCGGTACAGTTTAGGTGAGGAGGTGGATGGTCTGGGCCTCTCGATTCGACCTGTTACTCCGTCCAGTGAGGTGGAGATGTGGTGAGAGCGGGCAGAGACCAAGGAGGAGCTCAGGACTCGAGAAGGGCTGCTTCTCACAGCGACCGGCCCCTGAGTCCCATCTGTCTGCAGACCAACACTCACCATCTGCGGCTTCATGCGGGTCTGAGTACCTGAGCAGGCCACGTCCACCCACCGCCCCGCtaatctccctctcttctcctgtgaACTGCCATGAACGGTCTGCCTCCAGCTGGCCGCCATTTCCTTCACGTCATCGCTAAGGTTAGTAGATGAGCCcagacagaggggagagaaggaggtcGGCGGCGTGCACCAGGGAGAGGGAGTGTCGACAGACTCTCTGTCTGCGACGGGGCTTTGCTTCAACTGAGCCAGCTGGACTCTGCGAGCTGACGGGGGGCTGTAGTAGATGCGGAAGGCCGACTTCTCTGGGGCAGTGTGGCTTCTCTCCATGGACATCCGCTCAAAATCAAGATCAGAAAAGCTAAGCGGCATGATTAGATGGTCCCACGTCTTTACAGGGTCCTCTCGGTCCAGCTGGGCGGCCTCCTGGCTCAGATAGCACCAGTTCTTCCTCTTAGGGCCATGTGGAGAAAACTGTCGCCTCAGTCTTTTCCCTCTTAAGCttctgtgaaaacagcagcagacgCTGATTAGTTATGTCTCCAGTGACCTCATGAACAAGATGGACTTGATGGATAAAACACTGACCTGTCACCTTCACAGGGGGGTTCATCATCAAAGATACCACTGACAGCACActgagcaaagagagagaagacacaatAAGCTGATAATAGTCATGTAACTTGTAAATCATGTTGTTTCTGAGAATTTTTAGCGACATTAGCAGCATGGCTCCATGGACGGCTCTCTTGATAGatccgccactttggtccagactgaaatagctcaaTAACAATTGGACGGATCGCCTTAAAATTTGGTAGAGACACTCATTTCCCCCTCACGATGAATTGTAGTAACTTTCACGATCttctgatttttcatttagGGCCATCATCAGGTTAAATTTTAGTTTGCCAAATATTatagtttatgaccaaatatctgcaaaacattcCCACCACCCCCAGCTGTACTTTGTCTGTAATATTCAAATGAACAAAAGTTCAGCCAAAGTCCGTTGTTAAAGGCAATTAAATGCTGAAATTGAatggatttaatttaatttaatttaatagatTCCAACTTTGCAGTAAAACATCCGTCATTCGACGTTATCACACTTTGTAGTGTTTCTTCGTAAACAATTTTTTTGCTAGGTAATACAATGCCCTTTGAGGAAATGTAGttgatgtttctgtctctctattcggttttgttagtgtttatttattaagaCAGCTGGAAAAAGTCTAGTACTAAATGAGAGGCAGTGGTAGAGGACCAACCATAAATACCATGTCAACCCAAGCTGCCATCTTGAGTTGACATGAACACCCACAAGTCATAAACATCATTATCTTCCCTCCCACATGACGCTAAACACTATGTCGTGCTCAAGTCGTACGATATGGACGGTAGATATGGGAAAGATCTCTAGCATGATGACTGTAGCATTTCGCTCGAAGCATGGGTGTGTGTTATTGtggcctcacagagccactttAATGGCAAACTAAATGTTCCTCTGAGGAAAGGAGGGATTACAGTCTAATCAGTGGagtaagaaggaaaaaaaaaaatttaagaaataaatcCACCCCTTGAAAAGCAGATCTTGAGTCGTGCTGTGCAAAGGACACACCAACAGTCTAGTGGCAACAAATCAAATGTTAGATTACATTTCTTATCTAATGTACATTAAAACTGTCTTGCTATTTGCATTTGACAGAGCGGATTGAGACAGTAGCTGAGGATAAGGAAGTTTGAAGAATACAAGCACTGCCCCATGTTTGGACTCTGCAAGGAATCAGTTGAGGGTTTTCATGCAGCAGATTTGACCATCCCTGTCCTGTTTGGCTGTAGCCCCTACAAGAGATTAGCCTGAATACTCTGGCATGAGTTTTTTCATGATGCCTGTTCAACCGAGTGTCAGGAGGACGCGTGGCCAGAGAGACAGATCATCAGCAGGACTTCCCGCTGAATcacacagcctcacacacagCGGGGGGGACAAAGGGCGCATGCCTGAGGGGTAAACACCATCCTTACCTCAGCTGCCTTGCCCTGCGGGGTCTTGGCTTCGCTGTCGAATTCAATCCGCTCATCCCAAAGCTCTGCGCCGAGGTCCTGCAACAACCCTCGCAGCACAGACACGGTTTTGTCTTTaacctgaaacagaaaaatccgGATATATTTCAAAGATGTACctaagctttaaaaaaaaaaaacacatacaaaattgGCTGATGTAACGATCAGTGAGGAGCACATCGTCcattaaaatgagctccatATTTTTCCTCCTGAAAAAGTAAATGATCAATATCtttaattttacctcttttccCTCCAGGTCGGGTCTCTGAACTTGACACCACTGATGGAGGAGCCACAGAATCTGCAAGGACAGTTGCATTTTTGGGTCCCTGCAGCTGTGGAGGAGGTCCCAACGGAAGGAAGGTGCTTGTCTTGTTGCTCTCTCCTTAACCTCTGTGGTGCGGAGGTCTTCAACACACTCCTGCTTACTTGGTGACTCTTTCATGTTATGACTACGTACGTCATGATTTGCACAGTCTccggagaggaaggagaaagcgTAGGAATCCCAAACATGACCATCTTTGTGAACAGAGTTTTCGCCTAAATCTTCTCCTGTCAAAAGCGTCTCCACCCTCCCAATGAAAGCCAAAAGCATGGCCTGCAGTAGCTCCATCTTCTCATTTAAAGGTCCTGGTAGGAATATCTTCTGTGCCTTACCATTCGAGTCCACGTCTGTCGGAAAGGTAAAAGCACATGAGGGAGATGGACCATGCCAGTTTTTTGGTGGTGTTGTCAGGAGTTGCATGGCCGAACTCAAAATGCAGGAATGATCTCTGAGAGCTAGAAGGGTTTCATAGTCTTTCACAGTCATTCCTTTGAGACCTATGTcaagttttttgttgttatctGCCTCCTGACTGTCTGAAGGGTCCCACTCACCACCTACAGGACCTTCTCGAGTGATTTGACAAGCAGTAACCATCCCTTCAGTTTGTGATGGGTTGCAAAGCAGAGACGTCTCGATAtcacttttgcctttttctgctACCTCGTCCTGACCCTGCTGGTAAACAGCGGATCCCATTTTCGAACTTTGTTgctcccttccctctctgtcctccagcgGCGTAGAAGCTGCCACGTCTGTCTCCAAAACATCCCgattctcttcttcttcctcttcccctcctcctcctattttctctctcaggtcGCTCATTTCTGCTCTCAGTCCTCGGTTCTCCACCTCCAGTTCGACGATGCGCCGGCTCAGGAGTGTGGCCTCCTCTTCCACCAGTTTCAAATGAACTTTGACCTCCGCCTCCCTGGCGTGGGCGGAGTTGTGTTTGCCTTCAGGTGATTGGGTGGCGTCCATGTCGCCGTAGGCTGAGTGGTATTTGGCCAGCTCCTCACGCATGCCCTCACTCTCTGATACCAATTTGGTGAGCTTCTTGCACATGAGAGCTAATTCCTCTTTGGCAAAGTGGAGTTGGCACTTGAGATCGGCGCTGTCATCCTTttggcaaacaaacaacagtgaCGACAATCATAATCGAGAGTGCAATCccttttcaaatcaaacatgaacTATGAATATATCGAACCTCAATCTGTTGACAGAGCCTCTTCTCAGACTTACTGGCTGTTGatctgatgcttttcttcttcaGAGAGATCTGAGGAATAAAAACATGGCAAAGAGTTTTATCAAGGGTTCAGTACGGGCACTATTTCAGCCAAGAACAGATCCAAGAGAGCATCTTGTCACTGATGAGCCATTTTAAAAAGCCCTGAAAATGGTTTTAGAAGTCTCACTTTGTTAACAGCCTTTAAAACTGTGATATACATGACAACATAAAGAGCTTTATGTGTATAGAGACCTCAGTGAAAGGGGTAGGATACGAtacagttaaaggaatagtttgtaGCATCGTATTTCATGGACAGACATGATAGTGGTGTCATtattttcatctaactcttggaaaaaaaggggaataagcacattttccccaaaatgtccattaaagtccattaaagaaatacaatttGTGCTACTTTCAGAGATGCCTAAAATGCACTAAGTGTCCATGGTCTGTTTGGATCCAAACTCTTCTCTCACCTCCGAGTCCCCCCCTTCTCTACATGAGTGAGTTTTTTTGTAAGTCTGAGCATGAGAGGAATGCAAGCTTCTGTCTGGCGGCATTGTCTCACTCTTAGACACTAGACAGGATGTCAGTGTGTTAATAATAGTCATCTTATAGTCAGGCGAGAAGTAGCAAACATAAGAGTTACTGTCTTTTCAATTCAAGGTCAGTGGGCCCGGAGGCTGTGTAGATGTACTGTGACCTGAAATgtgatattacatattacagtGAGCAACAGAAAAACTTCACTGTCGTGTATTTTACTGGATGGGGATAAGTGTTGTgttgcttttcaaaataaaagtggatcttttgtattttttacaacaAGTCTTCACTtatgcctttgttttttgttcaggcATGTGCAGTTACATTATGACCTGACAGTATTGTGTTACCATTCAGGTTCCACACACAGGGTCATGGACAGTCCAGCGGCAGTGTGAGTCTCTGAAATGCTCATACTCCCTCCCATCTATCTAGACTGTGTTTTGTGCTCCTAGATTAGGTAATCTAAGTGGATTTCCCTGCTGGGATCAAAGGGACTAGCAGCTGTCTCAGATGAGTGGACCAGACTGAGCTCATGCCAAAGCACCGAATCCTGGATTAAACGAACACGTGTCGCCAGAGTACAAGACCGTTACCACAGGAGGCATCGAGGCAGGAGGGGCTGCGAGTGTAAAAGGTGGACTGGAAATTCAATCACTGCCAGGGTGTGGTGGGTTCAGTTTGATGAAAGTACGTGCAGGGATGGTTGTAGGTCAGTGTGTCGGCGCACCGACAGCCGCCTTTATGAATGCCATAATACACGCTGATCCAGATTTAGCCTAGCTTAATAGAAGCAGAAAGACGGAAAGCGAGAGAGAGTCTATTTCTGTAATCTCTCGCagcctctctcccttttctctgtcctctgagCTAAGGATATCAGCTGTGCCTGGAGTTCAGGCTTCAGCATACCAGGCTGCTTCTCCCCGCCCAGGCACAGGGCAGCTGCGGGGCCGAGCCCTTCACTCATATCATTGATCTGCACCAGGGTCATATGTCGCCTGACATCAGGGGGACAACTGGCTGGGATGGGTGCA includes:
- the LOC120803345 gene encoding LOW QUALITY PROTEIN: uncharacterized protein LOC120803345 (The sequence of the model RefSeq protein was modified relative to this genomic sequence to represent the inferred CDS: deleted 1 base in 1 codon); translated protein: MNRDRDKNAKTAPRSHKEPRTHQQVSVQKKKKKDPSSKDAQSGCCSKETQSGQCASEKEVKTAGPQGKRPGKASSSAAAECQKSPGAQRKLSDASNASEDLSKDSGCLSGKLSSSDSSSEISDCSSEGNKRDSPSSDNELSWIDGRAYVTPDSEGKGDGKPCAKAARDSCALQPDVAGGGLTFLNSSGTFMEFVMGETTEDLVREVEDLRSENEYLKDEVEELRCEMVEMRDMFQEEEVYQLQELRLQLEQANKTCRILQYRLRKAERRSIRVAQTGQVDGELVRSLEHDIKVAKSVSLRLYNELEAVQKKNAQLEWENEALREKTQELEVAKQVLQAEVEKAREISLKKKSIRSTASKSEKRLCQQIEDDSADLKCQLHFAKEELALMCKKLTKLVSESEGMREELAKYHSAYGDMDATQSPEGKHNSAHAREAEVKVHLKLVEEEATLLSRRIVELEVENRGLRAEMSDLREKIGGGGEEEEEENRDVLETDVAASTPLEDREGREQQSSKMGSAVYQQGQDEVAEKGKSDIETSLLCNPSQTEGMVTACQITREGPVGGEWDPSDSQEADNNKKLDIGLKGMTVKDYETLLALRDHSCILSSAMQLLTTPPKNWHGPSPSCAFTFPTDVDSNGKAQKIFLPGPLNEKMELLQAMLLAFIGRVETLLTGEDLGENSVHKDGHVWDSYAFSFLSGDCANHDVRSHNMKESPSKQECVEDLRTTEVKERATRQAPSFRWDLLHSCRDPKMQLSLQILWLLHQWCQVQRPDLEGKEVKDKTVSVLRGLLQDLGAELWDERIEFDSEAKTPQGKAAECAVSGIFDDEPPCEGDRSLRGKRLRRQFSPHGPKRKNWCYLSQEAAQLDREDPVKTWDHLIMPLSFSDLDFERMSMERSHTAPEKSAFRIYYSPPSARRVQLAQLKQSPVADRESVDTPSPWCTPPTSFSPLCLGSSTNLSDDVKEMAASWRQTVHGSSQEKRGRLAGRWVDVACSGTQTRMKPQMVSVGLQTDGTQGPVAVRSSPSRVLSSSLVSARSHHISTSLDGVTGRIERPRPSTSSPKLYRRHSASGTSSSSPTNLSSSSSVSTSRERALWNVNHQSPSGVTWTRQNSHKAGTGQNHRSLSSAKPPTKSAGANRYGLVTEFLRRVSGRAEKPVQGSGQKTKSGLKNLERVPTSSPAAPLHRTDSVTRIVNQRFMKQREEASRAQREERGSSLNHSVRHSMTVRAEDGNYDCSSGSTLTFCFARPSRSTQRQTSNPGKLHRHRYSPPVSAAADSSGE